The Flavobacterium sp. M31R6 nucleotide sequence CAACAAAATTGGTTGCTTCAGCAGTGGTATTCAAATCTTGAACTCTCCACCCTGTAAGCACTTTGGCGGCTTGGATAACGTCGGCTTCAGTATATTGGCTGGCTTCTTCTTTTCCCAGAGTGAAAAGTTCCATCACTTCACGGGCAAAATTTTCATCAGGTGCCGACTTGGTATTGGCTTGATTGTTCAAATAAAACATCATTGCCGGTTGGGTAGCCATGTTGCGAATCAAGGATTTGTAATTTCCTGTGGCATTATCGCGAAACATTTTCATGTATTTATAACAAATTCGTGCCGAATTGGTATTGCAGAATTCGTTGGAGGATTGCTTTACAAACTCAAAGTCTATCGGGATAAAATGATACCAAAACAAGGTCATTTTTTCTCGAATAGTGATGTCCTGATTAAAGGCAAGTCCCAAAGACCATGAACTTAAACCCGAAGTTCGGTTGCCATTAGTGTCACCACCTACATCATTGGTTGCAAAAGCATTATTGGTCCAATCTGCTCCATAGGCAAGTCCATTTTCATCCGGTTTTTCATTGTTGTAATGATTTACGGGAGGAGCAGGAGGGGTGTTGTCAACGGTCAAAATAAGATTAACCGCTTGGGGCATTGAAAGTCCCAATAAAGTATCTACATCTGATTTTTTGAAACCATAGCCCGTTCTTCTCAATAAGTGCAAAGCTTCAGAAGTCGACCAAGTTCCTGTGTAAGGCGCAAGACCACTTGTGACATTCGTGACTCTTTCGGTTTCTGGACCCGATTTGCCAGTAAGGTCTTTTTTGGGGTTTGTTAAAGAGGAATAACGTCGCCCATTGTATATTTTACGAGAGTATTTTTCGAATAAGGGATCTTTTTCTTGGGCACTTACCAATAATTTTTTAAGTAATTTGGTAAATAAAGCTCTTCTAGTCAGCGTAATGTTTCCCATAAAAGATGATTTCAAATTTTAGTTGTCTTGTTGTAGATGATAAAATACAACGACAAATATATAGAAATCGATATGAGAGGAATAAAAAATACGACAAAACACGTAGTTTTGCGTAAGACGTAAGAAAAAAATGTAATATGTGATTAAAGGTTTTTTAAGATGTTTTGAAAAAAGGGTACTTATTTATAACCATAATCAAGCTTTTTCCATCTCTTGTTTTCAAACTTGCTCTAAAAAGATCAAACTTGTTTTCTTGCGAAAGTTCCACTTCAAAGCTTTCAAATGATTTTAAAAATTCAAAATTTTTATTTTTGGCAATAATGTAAGGCCAATCTTTTGGCTGAAGTTTGTTGAAACGAACCTTTAAATATCCAATTTTAGGAATGGAAGGTTGGAAGTCCGAATTTTTTAATGAATTTGCTTCCAATGTTAAGGCATTATTTCGGATGGAAGTTTTTGTTGTCGCCAAAGGAAAATTCACGAATACATCACGATTGTCAATGGCATTTTGAGTTTTGAGATAATTATATGCTTTTTTAGAATTCTTAGTGAGTATTGAAAAGTAAAAAGAAGGTTCACGAGTAGTATGCACAACCACTTTTTTTATTGGATTAAAATCATCATCATAATCATAACTGATTGCCGAATCTTTCTTTTCTACTATTTCATTTAGCAATAATTCAGTTTTGGTTGGATTGTTAGCAAAAATCGAATCCAGATTAAACCCGATTATTTTGTTGATTTTGTCGGAATTTAGCTCGGTAATGCTTTGATTTCGAATCATCTCAAAATCGAAGCCCAATGATAATAAAGCGTTTGGGTTTTGAAGGAATTGCGTTTCTTTTTTATATTTCGATCTGAATTGTAATTGTCCGTCGATCGTTATTTCTTGGTCTTCCAATTTTAGATTTAGAATTCCATCATTTTCCAGAAAACTGTTTTTTTTAATCCAAAACGTTACTGCATTTTGTGTACTAATCGTTTTTTCTATTTTTTTGGCATCCAAAAAAAGCTTTTTCAAAAATAAATCGTCAGCTACTTTTACCGCAATATTTTTTTGCTTCTCAGAAATATTCGAAACTAGAATTTGATTTGAATACTTAATAAACAGAAGATTAAAGGAATTTGAATAATAAGAAGTCATTCCGTTTTGAAGTGCGATTTTGCGGAAATGCGATTTGACCATTACTTTTTCAAATGCCGTTTCATTTTCAATTTCGGCGGAAACAAACCACTGGAAAATTGGTTGGTTTTCAATGTGGAAAAGAGCTAAATAATCGGGGGTTTTTATTCCATAATTCGAAAGATCAAAACGGTTTTTGAATTCAGATTCTGTATCATTCCATCGGCATTCCGAAGGATTTTTTAGGCAGGAAAAAATAAAAAAATTTCGGATGTTTTTTATGTCGATCATTGCGATTCCATCGGTATTTTTGGGAATGCAACCTTGATTAAAATTTTTATGATAGCCAAACCAATACAAAAAAGCCATACTCCCAATGGCAATAAGAAGTATGGCGATTTTAGAAAAATAGCGGTTTAGGCTCTTCATGAATTATTCCGTAACGATTGTTTCCTTTTTGCTTTCAGCATATAATTCATTGATGACATCAAAGAAATACTGTAAACTATTAGTGTGTTCCCCTTTGATGGTATAGGATGCATCAGAAACAATAGCGCCATTTTTGAATTTGGATTCCATTGTAACTTCGCCTGCATTTTTCAATGCAATGTCATAGTAATTGCTTTTGACATCATTCCCAAATTCCGTTTTGGATGCTGTAATTATTTTTTGAATATCAAACCAAGCAGCAGAATTGTTTTTAGAGATGGATTTTTTGAAATCGGCCTGTAATGGCATTGGAGTTTGTTGAATCAAGTTTTCTATATTTACTTTTGAAGTAGTCAACATAACCGCGCCGTTTTTCATTCCAATGTATAAGTTCTCAAGCAGATTGTCCTTTTCAAAGTGAATGGTGTAATATCCATTGGTCAATTGATAATCGGTAGCTGTAAATTTGCTTTTATTCAAAGGCAGTTGCAGCAATTTGTTGACGAATGATTCATTTCTGGTGTTCATAAGAAATGTAAAGTCAGGCTGTATTTCATCTTTGATGCCTTTGGTTTCTATTTGCTGATAATTTTCATCATAATCGATGTTCACGAAATCTCTCTGTACTTTTTTGAGATCATGAAGCACAAAAATCGCGTTACCAGGAATGAGGTCTGCAATGGCTTTTTCGTCCAAAAATAACGCAACGGCATCAATCAAAACGTCGGCTTCGTTTCCGCTGGCATCTTTAGAGTAGGATTGGTAAACAGAATTCAAAGTGTTTTTTAAAACTTTGTATTCATAGTTCATAATGGCTTGTGTATCCATCGAAATGGAGTAATATCCCAAAACATTGTTGCCTATATAATTCAATAGGTTTTTATCAATTTTCGAATCACATATTTCCTGATATGATTTTTTGGTCTCTTCGCTTTTAGGAGCCATTACTTGATTCAAGCGGATTTTGTCTTTTTCAAAATAGCCATTGAGGTAGTAATTACTGTCTAAGATTCCGTTTTTGTAAATTCCCATCAAAGCAGAATTTCCTCCAGCAAAGCTTGAGTAAAGTTGATTGGTTAGTGCGTCCAAATCGGCGAAAATATAAAAGTCAGATTTAGGGTTATTATTTTTAAAAACAACGGAGCTTTCTGCTGTCGTTTCCGTTTTGGAATCGAAAGCTTCTTTGAAAATCAAATCAACAACAGGATTAATTTTTAATATTTCGATGGAATCGTTTTTTCTTAATTCGAGTTCCAATAATTTTCTGTTGGTTTCTTCCAGTTCTGCATTGGCCCTTTCTTGTGCAGCATAAATTTCCTCTTCGGTAGGTTCTACAATTACGGGTTCTTTAACTGCTTTTTTGGTTTTTTTTCCCTTATTGTTTTTTCCTTTTTTGGTTTTTTCGTTCTTCTCTGGATCAGGAGTTGGTTTTATTTCTTCAGGGACATAGGCAGGAGCAACTGTGTCATAGTTAACTGCAACAGAATCCACCAGAACGCCTGTTGTATCCATGCTAGTTAAATCAGCGTATGGTTCTGTTTCAGTGTAACTATTTTTATTGGGTTTGGAAAATGTGGCATTCACCAAAACAGCAAACTTGTCATTCCAAGCCAAATGATGTGTTTTTGAAGTAGCAACGCTATTGTATGTTCCTTGTTTTTTTACTTTGAGACTATCTCCGTATTTTGCTTGAACCAGTTTTTCGAACAACGCAGCATTATTTAGTGGAAGCAACACCACATAACTCATTACAGAGTCTTTGTTAATGTAATATTGATACTGTTTATTTGTTAAGTCAATACCTGTTTGACTTAGATCTTTCGGTAAAAATTTTAATTCTTTTTCCAATAACTCCTGCATCCAAGGATATTCCTGAATGGTTTTTATTGCTACTTTTTCGTTAAGGTTTTTTCCGTTAAAGCACAAAGCAAAAGGAGCGTTGTCAGGAACTTTGTTGGCCAAATCCTGAGAATATATTGTTGTGGAAAAACAAATAGCAAGGAATAGGAAATATTTTTTCATGGTCTATATTTAGTTGAGTGTGATTGTATTTTCAATTTTTTCGTTTCCGTTAATCACATTTATTACGGAACCGTTAAGTTTGATAGCTTTGTTGCTTTTGGATGTGACCGCATTTTTATTAGAAAAGGACTTGATGGTCGAATCAAATTTGTAAACCGAAGTGTATTTGGCGGTTTGAAAAACTTCCTTGTCGGCCTTTTCCAATTTATCGTAAAGGGCTTTTATGGGTATTTTTTGGCTGCGAGTAAACTTTTTGTCATTGAAAGTGAAATAGTCCGTGGCAATCGTCGGACTTATTTTTTTGCTGTTTTTTAGTTTTAAAAAGACTGCATTGAGATTGGTTATTTTTTGAAAATCCAAATCAATCGCAAAAATGTAATTAGTTAAGTCGATATTGGTTTTTACATTGGAAATTCCGGAGGTATTCTGTGCAAGTGCTTCCAGTTTGGCGGCTTCATTTTTGATTTCCTCTTTGGAAGGAATGGTATAGCCGTTGATTTTTTGCATTTTTAAAACCGAATTGATTTTAGTTTTGCTTTGGCTAAAATTAATTACAAAATTAAAATGCCCCGATCCGTCGTCTTTTATTTTCACTTCTTCAATCACTTCAAAGCAACTTTGGAACAAAAAGACAAAACACAATAAGGGTATAAAATAAACTTTTTTCATTGTATGTTTTGTTACAAGGTTTTTTTAAATCATTACCTGTAATCAATGGAGCTACAAAGGAAAGGATAAAATTTCTCTTTGAGATTTATTTAACACGTTTTTTATCCTATTTATTGGGTTTTAATCGATTTTCGGGAGCTTTAAAAGTGAGTTTTAGCCACAAAAAACCAAATGTTCCAGACAGGAAAGAGGCAATTAGAATGGCTATTTTTGAATAAGTTATGACTTCTTCACCATCGTTTTTAAAAGCTAATAAGGTTATGAAAATAGACATCGTAAATCCTATTCCTCCTAGCATTCCAGCGCCTAAAATGTTTTTCCATTTTAGATCTCTAGGCAATTTACTAATGCCTAAACTTACGGCAAGGAAAGAAAATAGCAAAATCCCGAGTGGTTTTCCTATCACAAGACCCAGAATAATTCCGATTGAATTTTCATGACTCAATCCTTCATACCAGCCTGTGTTGATGGAAATACAGGTATTGGCGATAGCAAATAAAGGAAGAATAATAAAAGCGACAGGTTCGTGCAGAAAATGCTGCAGTTTATAGGAAGCAGTATTTTTTCCGCCATCTCCAAACGGAATGACAAAGGCCAATAGCACCCCAGTGATAGTGGCATGTACACCCGAGTTGAGCATAAAATACCACATAAGAACACCTCCAATTAAGTATGGAGCCAAATGATGCACTTTTCGTCGATTCAATATGAATAAAAAGGCTAAGATGATAAAAGCGTAGAGTAAGTTGTCAAATGCAATGGTTTGAGTGTAAAATATGGCAATGACCAGAATTGCTCCTAAATCATCAATGACCGCAAGAGCTGTAAGGAATATTTTTAACGAGGATGGAATTCGGTTGCCCAATAAGGATAAGACTCCAATTGCAAAAGCAATGTCGGTTGCCATCGGAATTCCGGCTCCGTTTTGTGTTTGCGTTCCGTAATTCAATACCAGAAAAATTCCGGCAGGGACAATCATCCCGCCAAGAGCACCAAAAATGGGAAGAATAGCATTTTTGATATTAGCCAATTCGCCATGATAGATTTCTCGTTCCAGTTCTAAACCAATCAATAGAAAGAAAATCGTCATTAACCCATCATTGATCCAATGTGTAATGGAATGATGTCCGATTTCAGTGTTCCAAAAAGCGATATATTCAGTTTGAATTATTGAATTAGCCAACAATAAAGAGACTACGGTTACAAAAAGAAGTAATAGACCACTCGCTTTTTCGCTTTGAAAAAATGCAGTAAATGTTTTGGTTAATTTCATCTTTATATTTCGCTTTAAAAGTAAATTGCTAATTTAAGCATTGTAGGTTAATTATTCTAGGTTCAAACCATAAACCGTGATTTTTTAGTTAATTTTGAGACTCTAATTTAGCAATCCTTTTATATGGACATCAAAATCCTTCATATTGACAGTAATAATCCCATTCTATGGGAACAATTGGAACAGGCAGGTTTTATTAATCACGCCGATTTTACTTCTTCCAAACAAGAAATCGAAGCCAAAATTCAAGACTACCAAGGAATTGTTATTCGAAGCCGTTTTAAAATTGACAAGCAGTTTCTGGACAAAGCCACCAATTTGCAATTCATTGCTCGAGTAGGAGCTGGATTGGAAAGCATTGATTGTGATTATGCAACCTCCAAGAATATTGCATTGATTGCCGCGCCGGAAGGTAACTGTAATGCGGTTGCCGAACATACTTTGGGAATGATATTGTCCTTGTTCAACAAGTTAAATATTGCTGACAGCGAGATTCGTTCCGGTGAATGGAACAGGGAGAAAAATCGTGGTTACGAACTCGACGGCAAAACAGTTGGAATCATAGGATATGGAAACATGGGAAAAGCGTTTGCCAAAAAACTCCGTGGTTTTGATGTGGAAGTATTGTGCTATGACATCAAGGAAAATGTGGGTGATGCCAATGCCAGACAAGTTTCATTACAGGAATTACAGCAAAAAACAGATGTACTTAGTTTACACGTTCCTTGGACGCCTGAAACCGATAAGATGGTAAATTTGGATTTTATCAATGCTTTCGCAAAAAACATTTGGATTATCAATACTTCCAGAGGTAAGAATATCATAACGGCAGATTTGGTTACCGCCATGCAATCTGGAAAAGTTCTCGGGGCTGGATTGGATGTTTTGGAGTATGAGAAACTGTCTTTTGAAAACCTTTTCCAGAATAAAAATACACCAGAAGCTTTTCAATATTTATTGGATGGACGAAAAGTGATATTAACCCCGCACATTGCTGGCTGGACCTACGAAAGTCACGAGCGATTGGCACAAGTGATAGTGGATAAAATTAAAGCGTTGTATGGAAAAAGTTAAAGTTGTAAGGTTTTTAATGTCTTAAAAAATAGTATTTTATGATATTTTTTATAAATTAGACAACTATTAATTAACAAATTTAATTTTCAACTATGGAGAATTCAAAACAAGAAAATTGGAATAACCCACAACCAATTCCTCAAGAAAATAAAAAAGTTTTAGCTGGAGTTCTAGCCATCGTATTAGGAGGATTAGGGGTACACAAATTTATTTTAGGATATACACAAGAAGGAATAATTCAGCTCATTTTAGGTGTTGTTACTTGCGGAATTGGAGGTATAATTGGCCTTGTGGAAGGAATTATTTATTTGACTAAAACTGATGAAGAATTTTATCAAACCTATCAGGTCGGTAAGAAAGGCTGGTTTTAAAAAATAAAGAAAGTAAAAATCCTGAAATTTCAGGATTTTTTTATGTCTTATTTAATCTATCAGCAAAAATTAATTTTTTATAACAAGACATTTCTGTTAATATTTATATATTAGCAAAATTATGGAGTATCCGAAAATCCAAAATAGAGTAGGGAAGTAACCAAAAACCAAATTATTATAATGGATTCACAAAAAGTTGACATGTTCATGATGATGAACGCTAAGTATTTTGAAGGGCATCATCTAAATATCATCCGCGAAAAACTAATAACCTTAGACGAAAGTCAATGGCAAAGATTACAGTTAACCCAATTTAAAGACCCCACTACAGCATTGTTAATTTCGATTTTTGCAGGAGCTTATGGAATTGATCGTTTTTACATTGGCGATACAGGAATGGGTGTTGGAAAGTTACTTACTTGTGGAGGTTTTATGATTTGGGCTATTGTGGATTGGTTTTTGATTCAAGGTGCTACAAAAGAAAAAAACACAATTGCGTTTAATAATGCATTCCTTTAAAATATGTCAAAGAACAAGCTTTATATACTGATTTTATTTGCTTGTTTTTTGGGTTATAGTTGGTTACTCTTTTTGAAATTAGCACCCATAAAAAATTCAGGTTTGGATTTGACTGTTTGCGTGTTTAAAAGAGTAACCAGTTTTCCATGTCCATCATGCGGTACGACCAGAGCGGTCTCCTATTTGTTTAACGGAGAAATTGTGAAGTCGTTGTTTCTAAATCCTTTTGGAATCGTAGTTGCCGGTATTTTGGTTGTTTCTCCAGGCTGGATTGTTTGGGATATTGTCGCAAAAAAACAGTCTTTTTACAATTTTTACATTAAAACTGAGAAGTTAATTAGAAAGAAAGAAATTGCCATTCCCTTGATTGTATTGGTTATTCTCAATTGGGTTTGGAATATATACAAACACTTATGATCGCAACACAAAAATTTAATTATAAACCTTACGACAGCGAGTTGGAAAGAGCATCCAACAGTTATTTGATGTCGCTCGTTGTAGTGCTTTGCGGATTGCCATTGCCCATAATGAATTTGCTGGCATCCGTTTTCTTTTATTTAGGAAACAGAAAAAGCACAGCTTTTGTAAAATGGCATTGTACACAGGCATTATTGTCTCAATTGGGTATGTTTTTCTTTAATACCGTTGGATTTTGGTGGACTATTTCCATCGTATTTGATGGTGCTGAAGTGACGAACCGTTATATTGCCTACATAATTACCATTGTAGGTTTTAATCTGCTTGAATTTATTTTCACGCTTTATTTGGCCACACAAACCAGAAAGGGGAATCATATCGAAATGTATTTCTTTTCGGATATTACTAATTTAATCTGCAAGACCAATTATGAAAGCACTATTTAGAGGATTATCAATAGTGGTTGTCTTCTTTGGGATTTGGTTTTTGCTGTCTCAAATTGATTATATCACTTTTTTTAAAATAGATAAAGCCAAAAGCGCTACCGAAAAAGGAGTTGGCGATATGATTTGGGATCAAATAAAAACGACCGAAGACATAATAGTAAATGACTCGATTACCAAATCGTTGGACAAATTATTAAAACCATTGTGTAAAGAAAACGGAATAGAACGTGACAGCCTAAAAGTACATATTATACAAAAAGATGAGGTTAATGCTTTTGCGTTGCCGGATGGACATTTAGTGGTGTATTCCGGACTAATTGAAGCGTCAAAAAACGAACAGGCTTTAATTGGTGTTTTGGGACACGAAATTGCTCACATAGAGAACAATCACGTGATGAAAAAATTATCAAAAGAGGTTGGTTTTTCTGTACTGATGTCAATAACTACTGGGAATAATAATGGTAAGCTTGTTCGCGAGATTATGCATACTTTATCATCGTCGGCCTATGATCGTTCCCTTGAGAAAGAAGCCGATATCGCCAGCGTTGAATATATGCTAAAGGCTAAAATTGATCCAGCACCATTTGCGGATTTTCTATATGAAATGTCTTTTGACAATAAATTAGAAAGTGCATTGTCATGGGTAAATTCTCATCCAGAATCGGAAGAAAGAGCCAAATACATACTTGAATATATAAAAGGGAAAAAAGCTAGCCAGAAACATTTGTTGACACAAACAGAATGGACCGGTTTTAAAAAGGCCGTTAAAGAATACGAAAATTAAATAGATGTTTGTCTATGAAAAAATCCCGTTTCGTCTTTTTAAGCGAAACGGGATTTTATTTTATATTCTGTTTATTAAATACTGCTTAGTGACTACTGCTTTCTTCCTCTTTGTCATTTAGTTTGCGTTCCAATTCAGCCTGGAATTCTTCCATCACAGGTTTCATAGTGCTTTCCGGGATATCTGCAATTCGAATGTACATTAATCCATCGATAGCATTGTTGAATAAAGGGTCGACATTAAAAGCTACTAGTTTTGCGTTTTGTTTGATGTATTTTTTAATTAGTACAGGAAGTCTTAAAATCCCTGGTTCCAACTCATCAATAAGCTTGTCAAATTTATTTAAATCAGCTTCCGCTTCATCAAAAATAAAATCCTTATCGGCATCTTTTAATTTGACTTTGAATTCCTTTTTAGGATGGATGTATTGTGCAATATAAGGATCATAATAGTGCGATTTCATGAATTCAATCATCAATGATTTCGAAAAATCTGAAAATTGATTACTGATACTTACACCGCCTAACAAATATTTATGTTCCGGATAATGTAAAGTGGTGTGTATGATTCCTCTCCACAACAAGAACAGCGGCATTGGTTTTTGCTGATATTCTTTGATTATAAAAGCCCTACCCATATCAATGGATTTGCTCATCATGTCGTGCAATTCAGGTTCAAAACGGAAAAGACCGTTCAGATAAAATCCTTCAATACCATATTTAGGGTAAATATGAGATCCCAATCCCATGCGGTAAGCTCCCGCGATTTGTTTGGTGTCATCATCCCACAAAAAGAGATGGCGATAGTATTTGTCGTATTTGTCAATATCAATGGATTCATTCGTCCCTTCACCAACTTCTCTAAAAGTAATCTCACGCAAACGTCCAATTTCATGAAGAATATTTGGAATCTGTTTGGCCTCGGCAAAAAATACTTCGTAATTTTTACTTTGTAAAAGGCGAAGGTCGGCTACTCTTAAAGCTTCCACTTCGGCAATCATTTTGTCGGTACTGGCCGGAGTCACAATTTTTTTAGGGGCTTTCGAAGGCATTAAATTGGCCGTATTCAAAAAATTGTTCTCTTTTTCAAAAGGATTGGCTAGCATATAGGTTTTCTTTCTCAAGAACTCCGTGTAATCCTCAATCGATTCGTATTCGTTTTGTTCGGCAACCGAAATAGGTTTTCCAACACGTACCTTTATAATTCGATCTTTCTGAGTCAACAATTCCGATGGCAATTTTGCCGTTCTTAGTGTGTCGTTTATTCTGGACAGAAAATAAAATAAGCGACTGTTTTTAGCGTGAAAATAAATAGGTACCACAGGAACCTGTGCTTTTCGAATTACTTTTATAGCGCCTTCTTCCCAAGCTTTATCAACTACCAATTTTCCATCTTTATAAGTAGAAACCTCACCGGCAGGGAACATCCCCAATGGTTTACCATCTCTAAGATGGCGCAATGTTTCCTTAATTCCCACCACACTTGACTTAGCGTCTTTGTGATTTTCAAAAGGATTCACCGGCATGATATAGGGTTTCATGGGGTCAATTCGATGCAGTAAAAAATTGGCTATGATTTTAAAATTAGGTTCTCTTTCGAGCATTAATTTTAACAACAAAATACCGTCAATTCCTCCAAGCGGATGATTTGAAATGGTGATATAGGCGCCATCTTTGGGTAATCGTTTAAAATCTTCTTCCGGAATCTCAAATTTAATCTGAAACTCGTCCAATATAGCATTCAAGAACGGTAGCTCTTTCAAATGTTTGTTGCGGTCGTATATTTTGTTTAATGTCGAAATCTTTAAAACTTTCATCAACAACCAGCCCGAAAAAGTACCGAAAACGCCGTACTTGTCCGTATTTATTGTCTTTGCAACTTCTTTCGCGGTAACTAAACCCATTTATTTTTTCTTTTTTGAGCAAGAGACAAAGATAGCAAAATACTCCATTTTTTATGGTTTTTTTTGAATCAATCTTTCTACTTTTTACTACTTTTGGATTCCACAGAAAAAATAATCTTCCGGATTTGAGATAAAAAAATGGTTTTAAGAACCAGTTTTCGTCAAAATTTACTTCGGATTTAAAAAAAAATATAGTAATGAAAATTATCTCGTACAACGTAAACGGAATTCGAGCCGCTATCACCAAAGGATTTATAGAATGGTTGCAACATGCCAATCCCGATGTTATTTGCCTACAGGAAATCAAAGCGACCGAAGAGCAAATTCCCGTTTCCGACATTACCGCTGCGGGCTATCCGTATCAATATTATTACCCAGCGACCAAAAAAGGCTATAGTGGCGTCGCCATTCTTTCAAAAATTAAACCGAATAATGTAGTTTATGGAACTGGTATCCAGCATATGGATTTTGAAGGTAGAAATCTGCGCGCCGATTTTGACGACTGCTCTGTAATGAGTTTGTACTTGCCTTCGGGAACTAACATGGATCGTTTAAGTCATAAGTTTATGTACATGGATGACTTTCAAAACTATATTGACCAACTCAAAAAAGACATTCCCAATCTAATCATTTGCGGGGATTACAACATTTGCCACGAGGCAATCGATATACACGATCCAATCAGAAACAAAAATGTATCAGGTTTTTTACCCGAGGAAAGAGCTTGGTTGGATAAATTCATGAAATCTGGATTCGTAGACAGTTTTCGTCATTTTAACAGCGAACCACATCAATATTCATGGTGGAGTTACCGTGCCGGAGCCCGTGGGAATAACAAAGGTTGGCGCATCGATTACAATTTAGTGAGCGACTCCCTAAAACATAAACTCAAAAGAGCCGTTATATTACCAGACGCCATGCATTCCGATCATTGCCCGGTTTTGGTGGAAATTGAATAGGGTAAATTCAATATCAATGGCAATGTCAATTGCAAATAAAAAAGAATGAAAGTTATAAGGAGCTAATCCAGCTACCCGTTGCAATCTTGTTTGCAAAAATCATTTTTTGTAAGCTATTGCAGGAGCTTCCGTTGGTCGCTCTGCACTAGCAACAAAAAAAATAGATTTTTCACAAACAAGTATTTCCACTGTTATCTGGGCTAAGGCATTCCGTATTACAAGAACTTTTGACCTCAAATACCACATATAAATAGTAAAACTTAACAAAATGATTAAAAAAATTTCCATCGGACTTTTAATTATGGCATTGTCCACTTCTTGTGTTTCCAAGAAAATCTACAATGATCTCGAAAACCAATTTGCCAATTTAAAAAAGGAAAACAGATCCATTTCAGACGAGAATGCTGCTCTTTTGGCATCAAAAAAACAATTAGAATCAGAAAAAGCCGCTTTACAATCCAAATTGGATGACACCAATGCCAACTTGGCCAAAGTACAAGCCGATTATGAGGCTGTCAAAAACAAAATGAAAGTGATGCAGGATTCGTATGCTGCTTTAGAAAAAAACAGCAACGAAGCTTTGGAAGCCAACATGAAAAAGAATCGTGAATTATTGGCGCAGCTGGATGCTAAAGCAAAAGCTCTGGCATTGGAACAAGAAAAATTGAATGCAAGCAGCCAACGCTTGAAAGAACTGGAAGATTTAATCGCTGCCAAAGAAGCCAGCATGAAAAAACTAAAAGAAACACTTTCTAAGGCTTTAAACGGTTTTGAAGGGAAAGGATTAACTGTTGAACAAAAAAACGGAAAAGTATATGTTTCTATGGAAAACAAATTGCTTTTCAATTCGGGAAGTTGGGCTGTAGGAACCGAAGGAAAAAA carries:
- a CDS encoding DUF1800 family protein, encoding MGNITLTRRALFTKLLKKLLVSAQEKDPLFEKYSRKIYNGRRYSSLTNPKKDLTGKSGPETERVTNVTSGLAPYTGTWSTSEALHLLRRTGYGFKKSDVDTLLGLSMPQAVNLILTVDNTPPAPPVNHYNNEKPDENGLAYGADWTNNAFATNDVGGDTNGNRTSGLSSWSLGLAFNQDITIREKMTLFWYHFIPIDFEFVKQSSNEFCNTNSARICYKYMKMFRDNATGNYKSLIRNMATQPAMMFYLNNQANTKSAPDENFAREVMELFTLGKEEASQYTEADVIQAAKVLTGWRVQDLNTTAEATNFVDKLHDTSTKKFSSFFNNNAIANSGAGELDLFIDMIFSKSKVVSEYICRRLYRFFVYYDIDANIEANVIVPLAQHFVSNNWNILPVLDKLFKSEHFFDMANRGVYIKSPLDVIVGTMRTFNLNYNVSDASNYEAQYNLWNTFNYAMYDMQQAMGSIPNVAGWQAFYQKPSFHEYWINSNSIQRRYGLIEYLFYGFDLEKNGLTTRMEVDAIAFVKQFPKATCEDPNLLVSECINYLLPIDLSLTAKNAIKTQTLLTGQASDGYWTSAWKTYQSNPNEMTESIVKTRIRSLLLTIVELAEYQLM
- the nhaA gene encoding Na+/H+ antiporter NhaA; this translates as MKLTKTFTAFFQSEKASGLLLLFVTVVSLLLANSIIQTEYIAFWNTEIGHHSITHWINDGLMTIFFLLIGLELEREIYHGELANIKNAILPIFGALGGMIVPAGIFLVLNYGTQTQNGAGIPMATDIAFAIGVLSLLGNRIPSSLKIFLTALAVIDDLGAILVIAIFYTQTIAFDNLLYAFIILAFLFILNRRKVHHLAPYLIGGVLMWYFMLNSGVHATITGVLLAFVIPFGDGGKNTASYKLQHFLHEPVAFIILPLFAIANTCISINTGWYEGLSHENSIGIILGLVIGKPLGILLFSFLAVSLGISKLPRDLKWKNILGAGMLGGIGFTMSIFITLLAFKNDGEEVITYSKIAILIASFLSGTFGFLWLKLTFKAPENRLKPNK
- a CDS encoding 2-hydroxyacid dehydrogenase, producing the protein MDIKILHIDSNNPILWEQLEQAGFINHADFTSSKQEIEAKIQDYQGIVIRSRFKIDKQFLDKATNLQFIARVGAGLESIDCDYATSKNIALIAAPEGNCNAVAEHTLGMILSLFNKLNIADSEIRSGEWNREKNRGYELDGKTVGIIGYGNMGKAFAKKLRGFDVEVLCYDIKENVGDANARQVSLQELQQKTDVLSLHVPWTPETDKMVNLDFINAFAKNIWIINTSRGKNIITADLVTAMQSGKVLGAGLDVLEYEKLSFENLFQNKNTPEAFQYLLDGRKVILTPHIAGWTYESHERLAQVIVDKIKALYGKS
- a CDS encoding TM2 domain-containing protein, translating into MENSKQENWNNPQPIPQENKKVLAGVLAIVLGGLGVHKFILGYTQEGIIQLILGVVTCGIGGIIGLVEGIIYLTKTDEEFYQTYQVGKKGWF
- a CDS encoding TM2 domain-containing protein; translation: MDSQKVDMFMMMNAKYFEGHHLNIIREKLITLDESQWQRLQLTQFKDPTTALLISIFAGAYGIDRFYIGDTGMGVGKLLTCGGFMIWAIVDWFLIQGATKEKNTIAFNNAFL
- a CDS encoding DUF2752 domain-containing protein, which encodes MSKNKLYILILFACFLGYSWLLFLKLAPIKNSGLDLTVCVFKRVTSFPCPSCGTTRAVSYLFNGEIVKSLFLNPFGIVVAGILVVSPGWIVWDIVAKKQSFYNFYIKTEKLIRKKEIAIPLIVLVILNWVWNIYKHL
- a CDS encoding DUF4870 domain-containing protein yields the protein MIATQKFNYKPYDSELERASNSYLMSLVVVLCGLPLPIMNLLASVFFYLGNRKSTAFVKWHCTQALLSQLGMFFFNTVGFWWTISIVFDGAEVTNRYIAYIITIVGFNLLEFIFTLYLATQTRKGNHIEMYFFSDITNLICKTNYESTI